One Nostoc punctiforme PCC 73102 DNA window includes the following coding sequences:
- a CDS encoding calcium-binding protein produces the protein MGTYTGDNSNNTFIADDDGQPWLLSGKGGDDYLAGKSQNDRIYGDEGNDNLLGGAGNDILDGGTGNDNLYGGIGFDSLYGGDGNDIISDTDGIVDGGAGTDTLVADYSQLSNGAGIDVAYQGQNAIFSRFTGNPVLNYSNIERFEITGTQYADVLRGGTGNDIFNGGAGDDALTGGAGYDTLNGGDGNDIISDTDGIVDGGAGTDTLVADYSQLNNGAGIDVAYLGQNAIFSRFTGNPVLNYSNIERFEITGTQYTDVLRGTAGNDILNGGAGDDVLIGSAGSDTLNGGAGTDTLVSDYSQLNNGAGVDAGFNGQNAIVSRLNNSTLLNFSNIERFELTGTQYADVLRGGTGNDILNGGAGDDALTGGAGYDTLNGGDGNDRITDTDGIVDGGAGTDTLVADYSQFNNGAGVEVAYLNQNAIFSRFTGNPVLNYSNIERFEITGTQYTDVLRGNAGNDILNGGAGDDVLIGSAGYDTLNGGDGNDIISDTDGIVDGGAGTDTLIADYSQLNTATPVDVGYLGQNAIFSRISGNPVLSFSNIERFEITGSQYADALRGAAGNDILNGGAGDDALIGGAGYDTLNGGDGNDRITDTDGIVNGGAGTDTLVADYSQFNNGAGVEVAYQGQNAIFSRFTGNPVLNYSNIERFEITGTQYTDVLRGAAGNDILNGGAGDDVLIGGAGYDTLNGGDGNDRITDIDGIVDGGAGTDTLVADYSQLNNGTPVDVGYQSQNAIFSRVSGNPVLSYSNIERFELTGSQYADVLRGAAGNDILNGGAGDDALIGGAGYDTLNGGDGNDRITDTDAIVDGGTGTDTLVADYSQFSNGAGVDVAYQGQNAIFSRFTGNPVLSYSNIERFEITGSQYADVLRGTAGNDILNGGAGNDILVGGAGNDILTGGIGADQFVFNSKLEGLDVIKDFSRVEGDKIQISKIGFGITDFSGFSYNDATGALLFQGTQFATLENKPANFAVSLDIQLI, from the coding sequence ATGGGAACATACACTGGTGATAATTCTAACAACACTTTCATCGCTGACGATGACGGACAACCTTGGTTGCTCTCTGGAAAAGGAGGCGATGACTACCTAGCTGGTAAATCTCAGAACGACAGAATTTATGGTGATGAAGGTAATGACAACCTACTGGGTGGAGCTGGTAACGACATCCTAGATGGTGGAACTGGCAACGATAACCTGTATGGTGGAATCGGCTTCGATAGCCTGTATGGTGGAGATGGCAATGACATAATAAGTGATACAGATGGTATCGTTGATGGTGGTGCTGGCACTGATACTCTAGTAGCCGATTACAGCCAATTGAGCAATGGGGCTGGAATTGATGTGGCATACCAAGGTCAAAATGCCATCTTCAGCCGCTTCACCGGGAATCCTGTACTCAACTACAGCAATATTGAGCGATTTGAAATAACAGGCACACAATACGCTGATGTACTGCGTGGTGGTACTGGAAATGACATCTTCAATGGTGGCGCTGGTGATGACGCGCTGACTGGTGGTGCCGGCTATGATACCCTCAACGGTGGCGATGGCAATGACATAATAAGTGATACAGATGGTATCGTTGATGGTGGTGCTGGCACTGATACTCTAGTAGCCGACTACAGCCAGTTGAACAATGGGGCTGGAATTGATGTGGCATACCTGGGTCAAAATGCCATCTTCAGCCGCTTTACCGGGAATCCTGTACTCAACTACAGCAATATTGAGCGATTTGAAATTACAGGCACACAATACACCGATGTATTGCGTGGTACTGCTGGCAATGACATCCTCAATGGTGGCGCTGGTGATGACGTGCTGATTGGCAGTGCCGGCTCTGATACCCTCAACGGTGGCGCTGGCACTGATACTTTAGTCTCCGACTACAGCCAGTTAAACAATGGTGCTGGTGTCGATGCCGGATTTAATGGACAGAATGCCATCGTCAGTCGTTTAAATAATAGTACTTTACTCAATTTCAGCAATATTGAGCGATTTGAACTCACAGGCACACAATACGCCGATGTACTGCGTGGTGGTACTGGCAATGACATCCTCAATGGTGGCGCTGGCGATGACGCGCTGACTGGCGGTGCCGGCTATGATACCCTCAACGGTGGCGATGGCAATGACAGAATCACTGACACAGATGGTATCGTTGATGGTGGCGCTGGCACTGATACTCTCGTTGCAGACTACAGCCAGTTCAACAATGGTGCTGGTGTTGAAGTGGCATACCTGAATCAAAATGCGATCTTTAGCCGCTTCACTGGCAATCCTGTACTCAACTACAGCAATATTGAGCGATTTGAAATTACAGGCACACAATACACCGATGTATTGCGTGGTAATGCTGGCAATGACATCCTTAATGGTGGTGCTGGTGATGACGTGCTGATTGGCAGTGCTGGCTATGATACGCTCAACGGTGGCGATGGCAATGACATAATAAGTGATACAGATGGGATTGTTGATGGTGGTGCTGGCACTGATACTCTCATTGCAGACTACAGCCAATTGAACACTGCTACTCCCGTTGATGTGGGATACCTGGGTCAAAATGCGATCTTCAGTCGCATCAGTGGCAATCCTGTACTCAGTTTCAGCAATATTGAGCGATTTGAAATTACTGGTTCACAATACGCCGATGCACTGCGTGGTGCTGCTGGCAATGACATCCTCAATGGTGGTGCTGGTGATGACGCGTTGATTGGCGGTGCTGGCTATGATACCCTCAACGGTGGCGATGGCAATGACAGAATCACTGACACAGATGGGATTGTTAATGGTGGCGCTGGCACTGATACTCTAGTAGCCGACTACAGCCAGTTTAACAACGGTGCTGGTGTTGAAGTGGCATACCAGGGTCAAAATGCGATCTTCAGCCGCTTTACTGGCAATCCTGTACTCAACTACAGCAATATTGAGCGATTTGAAATTACAGGCACACAATACACCGATGTATTGCGTGGTGCTGCTGGCAATGACATCCTCAACGGCGGCGCTGGTGATGACGTGCTGATTGGTGGTGCTGGCTATGATACGCTCAATGGTGGCGATGGCAATGATAGAATCACTGACATAGATGGGATTGTTGATGGTGGCGCTGGCACTGATACTTTAGTTGCCGACTACAGCCAGTTGAACAATGGTACTCCCGTTGATGTGGGATACCAAAGTCAAAATGCGATCTTCAGCCGTGTCAGTGGCAATCCTGTACTCAGCTACAGCAATATTGAGCGATTTGAACTCACTGGTTCACAATACGCCGATGTACTGCGTGGTGCTGCTGGCAATGACATCCTCAATGGTGGCGCTGGTGATGACGCGTTGATTGGCGGTGCTGGCTATGATACGCTCAATGGTGGCGATGGCAATGACAGAATCACTGACACAGATGCTATTGTCGATGGTGGCACTGGCACTGATACTTTAGTTGCAGACTACAGCCAGTTCAGCAATGGTGCTGGTGTTGATGTGGCATACCAAGGTCAAAATGCGATCTTCAGCCGCTTTACTGGCAATCCTGTACTCAGCTACAGCAATATTGAGCGATTTGAAATTACTGGTTCACAATACGCCGATGTACTACGTGGTACTGCTGGTAATGACATACTCAATGGCGGCGCTGGCAACGACATCCTTGTTGGTGGAGCTGGCAATGATATTCTCACTGGTGGTATTGGCGCAGACCAGTTTGTTTTCAATTCTAAGCTTGAAGGACTTGACGTTATCAAGGACTTCAGCCGGGTCGAAGGTGACAAGATTCAGATTTCTAAAATTGGATTTGGTATTACTGACTTCAGTGGTTTCAGCTACAATGATGCTACTGGTGCGTTGTTATTCCAAGGAACTCAATTTGCCACTCTTGAGAATAAGCCTGCTAATTTCGCAGTTAGTTTAGACATCCAGCTTATCTAG
- the hypB gene encoding hydrogenase nickel incorporation protein HypB: MCVTCGCSDDGEIKITNLETDEAEHNHTHTLPDGTIITHSHGHDTHIKAPQIHAKIHNTTISLEQDILAKNNLLAAQNRGWFKGRNILALNLMSSPGAGKTTLLTQTINDLKNQLSISVIEGDQETANDAKKIKETGSKVIQINTGTGCHLDASMIDRGLQQLNPPLNSVVMIENVGNLVCPALFDLGEQAKVVILSVTEGEDKPIKYPHIFRASDVMIITKIDLLPYVNFDVQKCIVYAVEVNPKIQIFQVSATTGVGLDNWYKWVSESLLSKC, from the coding sequence ATGTGTGTAACCTGTGGTTGTTCTGATGATGGCGAAATAAAAATTACAAATCTGGAAACAGATGAAGCTGAACATAATCATACTCACACTTTACCAGATGGAACTATCATCACTCATTCCCACGGTCATGACACTCATATAAAAGCACCTCAAATTCATGCCAAAATACACAACACAACGATATCTTTAGAACAGGATATATTAGCAAAAAATAACCTGCTAGCTGCTCAAAATCGGGGATGGTTTAAAGGTCGAAATATTCTCGCCTTAAATTTAATGAGTTCTCCCGGTGCTGGTAAAACAACTCTTTTAACGCAAACCATTAATGATTTAAAAAATCAATTATCTATCAGTGTCATTGAAGGCGACCAAGAAACTGCTAATGATGCCAAAAAAATTAAAGAAACAGGTTCTAAAGTCATCCAAATAAATACTGGAACAGGCTGTCATTTAGATGCATCAATGATAGACAGGGGTTTACAACAACTGAATCCGCCACTAAATTCAGTTGTGATGATTGAAAATGTCGGAAATTTGGTTTGTCCAGCCTTATTTGATTTAGGAGAACAGGCAAAAGTCGTGATTCTTTCTGTCACAGAAGGAGAAGATAAGCCGATAAAATACCCGCATATATTCCGTGCTAGTGATGTAATGATTATCACGAAAATTGATTTGCTGCCTTATGTAAATTTTGATGTGCAAAAGTGCATAGTTTATGCTGTAGAAGTGAATCCCAAAATTCAGATTTTTCAGGTTTCTGCAACTACTGGTGTAGGGTTGGATAATTGGTATAAATGGGTAAGTGAAAGTTTGCTGTCTAAATGCTAA
- a CDS encoding hydrogenase maturation nickel metallochaperone HypA, translating to MHEFGITQNIVAIVTEHAKGAKVQRVLLEIGKLSAIMPDAIRFCFDICTQGTVLEGATLEILEIPGLGRCRQCGGEIYLDKPFGICNCGSVQLDLITGEELKIKEIEIEELCV from the coding sequence ATGCACGAATTTGGAATTACCCAAAATATTGTGGCAATTGTGACTGAACATGCCAAAGGCGCAAAAGTGCAACGAGTTTTATTAGAAATCGGCAAACTTTCAGCCATTATGCCCGATGCTATCCGATTTTGTTTTGATATTTGCACTCAAGGCACAGTTTTAGAAGGGGCGACATTAGAAATTTTGGAAATACCAGGCTTAGGGCGATGTCGCCAATGCGGTGGAGAAATTTATTTAGATAAACCATTTGGAATTTGTAATTGCGGTAGCGTGCAATTAGATTTAATTACTGGTGAAGAACTGAAAATTAAAGAAATAGAAATAGAGGAATTATGTGTGTAA
- the hypE gene encoding hydrogenase expression/formation protein HypE, whose product MNISPTNSAQNSLFQKMEQVRRRQGKVRDTHITLAHGSGGKAMHDLIDDIFVSNFDNPILSQLEDQASFDLANLIQQGDRLAFTTDSYVVDPLFFPGSDIGELAINGTVNDLAVSGAKPLYLTCSVILEEGLPVEILRRVAASMNAAAKNAGIKIVTGDTKVVHRGAADKLFINTAGIGVIPRGVNISAHNIKPGDAVIINGEIGNHGTAILIARGELALETNIESDCQPLHSLVETILHICPQVHAMRDATRGGLATVLNEFALSSNVGIRLFEESIPVREEVNGVCEILGLDPLYLANEGKLVVLVSKENADNVLSTMKSHPAGKDACIIGEVISSPPGIVLLKTVFGAERIVDMLVGDQLPRIC is encoded by the coding sequence ATGAATATTTCTCCTACCAACTCAGCACAAAATTCCTTGTTTCAAAAAATGGAACAAGTCCGCCGTCGCCAAGGTAAAGTGCGAGATACTCATATAACTCTCGCACATGGTAGCGGCGGTAAAGCCATGCACGATTTAATAGATGATATATTTGTTAGCAATTTTGATAATCCAATTCTTTCCCAATTAGAAGACCAAGCCAGCTTTGATTTAGCCAATCTTATACAACAAGGAGACAGACTCGCATTTACAACAGATTCTTATGTTGTAGACCCGTTATTTTTCCCCGGTAGTGATATAGGAGAATTAGCTATCAACGGTACAGTTAATGATTTAGCTGTCAGTGGTGCTAAACCTTTATATTTAACTTGCAGCGTAATTTTAGAAGAAGGATTACCTGTAGAAATCTTGCGCCGTGTCGCAGCCAGTATGAATGCAGCCGCAAAAAACGCTGGTATTAAAATTGTTACTGGTGACACAAAAGTTGTACATCGAGGTGCTGCCGATAAACTCTTTATTAATACTGCTGGTATTGGTGTCATCCCACGAGGAGTTAACATTTCCGCCCACAATATTAAACCTGGAGATGCCGTAATAATTAATGGTGAAATAGGCAATCATGGGACAGCAATTTTAATTGCCCGTGGAGAATTAGCCTTAGAGACTAATATTGAAAGTGATTGCCAGCCGTTGCATAGTTTAGTAGAAACTATTCTCCATATATGTCCCCAAGTTCATGCTATGCGAGATGCAACACGCGGTGGTTTAGCTACAGTATTAAATGAATTTGCTCTCAGTTCAAATGTGGGGATTCGTCTTTTTGAAGAATCTATTCCTGTGCGTGAAGAAGTCAACGGAGTTTGCGAGATTCTCGGTTTAGACCCATTGTATTTAGCTAATGAAGGTAAGTTAGTTGTATTGGTTTCAAAAGAGAATGCTGACAACGTTTTATCTACTATGAAATCTCACCCAGCAGGCAAAGATGCTTGTATTATTGGCGAAGTTATTTCTTCACCTCCAGGTATAGTTTTGTTAAAAACAGTTTTTGGTGCTGAAAGGATTGTTGATATGTTAGTAGGCGACCAATTGCCACGAATTTGTTAA
- the hypD gene encoding hydrogenase formation protein HypD, whose protein sequence is MKYVDEFREPEKAEALCREITKLSHQLEKPIKIMEVCGGHTHSIFKYGIEEILPQTIELIHGPGCPVCVMPKGRLDDAIAISQNHNVIFATFGDAMRVPGSKTSLLQARAQGADIRMVYSPLDSLQIAKDHPDREVVFFALGFETTAPSTAFTIVQAAAEEIHNFSMFSNHVLVIPALKALLDNPDLQLDGFVGPGHVSMVIGSDPYQFISQQYNKPIVVSGFEPLDILQSIWMLLQQIVENRCEVENQYNRIVQKSGNTVALQAINKVFAVRDSFDWRGLGDIPYSGLKIKPEYAQFDAELKFTIPNLKVADHKACKCGEILKGVLKPWECKVFGTACTPETPIGTCMVSSEGACAAYYKYGRLSTIAKRTITQKPKITQEPLPACGFSLD, encoded by the coding sequence ATGAAATATGTTGACGAATTCCGCGAACCGGAAAAAGCAGAAGCCTTATGCCGCGAAATCACCAAATTAAGCCACCAGCTAGAAAAACCCATCAAAATCATGGAAGTATGCGGCGGACATACCCATTCCATATTTAAATACGGTATCGAAGAAATATTACCCCAAACCATCGAACTAATTCATGGTCCTGGTTGTCCAGTATGCGTTATGCCAAAAGGGAGATTAGATGATGCGATCGCAATCTCTCAAAATCATAACGTCATTTTTGCCACCTTTGGCGACGCAATGCGAGTTCCCGGTTCCAAAACGAGTTTACTCCAAGCCAGGGCACAAGGTGCAGACATCCGTATGGTGTACTCTCCTTTAGACAGCCTGCAAATTGCCAAAGATCACCCCGACAGAGAAGTAGTCTTCTTCGCATTAGGCTTTGAAACCACAGCCCCCAGCACCGCCTTCACTATTGTGCAAGCAGCAGCCGAAGAAATTCATAACTTTAGTATGTTTAGCAATCACGTCCTCGTGATTCCCGCGCTCAAAGCACTATTAGATAATCCCGACTTGCAACTCGATGGATTTGTTGGGCCTGGTCATGTCAGCATGGTAATTGGCAGTGACCCATATCAATTTATTTCCCAACAATATAATAAGCCAATAGTCGTCTCAGGATTTGAACCCTTAGATATTCTCCAATCAATTTGGATGCTATTGCAACAGATAGTAGAAAATCGTTGCGAAGTTGAAAATCAATATAACCGAATTGTCCAAAAATCTGGGAACACAGTAGCCCTACAAGCTATAAATAAAGTTTTCGCAGTGCGAGATAGCTTTGATTGGCGCGGCTTAGGTGACATCCCCTATTCAGGATTAAAAATTAAACCTGAATATGCCCAATTTGATGCCGAACTTAAATTTACCATTCCGAATCTCAAAGTAGCCGACCATAAAGCTTGTAAATGTGGAGAAATTCTCAAAGGAGTCTTAAAGCCTTGGGAGTGCAAAGTATTCGGTACAGCTTGCACACCAGAAACACCAATCGGCACTTGCATGGTATCTTCTGAAGGCGCTTGTGCAGCCTATTACAAATATGGACGACTCTCCACCATTGCCAAAAGAACAATCACCCAAAAACCAAAAATAACTCAAGAACCTCTCCCCGCCTGCGGTTTTTCTTTAGATTAA
- a CDS encoding HypC/HybG/HupF family hydrogenase formation chaperone: MCLGIPGQIIEITNVNHKLALVNIGGVKREVNIACIVDEQHPPEACIGDWVLVHVGFAMNRINEQEAAETLQLLQELAAAQAGINT; the protein is encoded by the coding sequence ATGTGCTTAGGAATCCCCGGACAAATTATAGAAATTACCAACGTTAACCATAAATTAGCCCTAGTTAACATTGGTGGTGTGAAGCGCGAAGTAAATATTGCCTGCATCGTCGATGAACAACATCCTCCCGAAGCTTGTATCGGCGATTGGGTATTAGTCCATGTTGGCTTTGCTATGAATCGAATTAACGAACAAGAAGCAGCAGAAACATTACAACTCCTTCAAGAATTAGCAGCAGCACAAGCAGGGATTAATACTTAA
- the hypF gene encoding carbamoyltransferase HypF — MATEEIRVRGTVQGVGFRPTVYRLAKACGLYGDVCNDGQGVLIRISGSEEALTEFVARLQTECPPLAKINQLTRIPYEGEFNFNNFVISNSVNNAIKTEIVPDAATCPQCQQEIFDPFSRFYRYPFTNCTHCGPRLSIIRAIPYDRCNTSMSAFVICPECAKEYHDVENRRFHAQPVACHVCGPTAWLERADGKAVTASMFSMLDDVDAVCTLLQKGEIVAIKGLSGIHLACDATQETVVQKLRQRKKRYHKPFALMARDIEIIEQYCTVNAKEKELLTSSAAPIVLLQAISKKLVAPSVASGQNTLGFMLPYTPLHHLILRRMNRPIVLTSGNLADEPQCIDNDEAREKLGTIADYFLFHNREIINRVDDSVVIIGDKVQTIRRARGYAPASISLPPGFDNVPQILAMGSELKNTFCLLREGEAILSQHLGDLENAAAFNAYQETLNLYLNLFEHTPEVIAIDKHPEYLSSKLGKELADTNRIPIHQIQHHHAHIAACMAENGIPLTSPPVLGIALDGLGYGDDSTLWGGEFLLADYRKFQRLATFKPVPMIGAEQAIYQPWRNTYAQLIAANLWDDCQQQYADLEIVKLLNKKPLKLLNQLIEKKINSPLASSVGRLFDAVAAAIGICPEECSYEGQTAIAMEAIVDVSSLNNDKEALIYPFSFSFSDSIYCIDSRPMWQALLYDLQQQIPQPVIAAKFHKGLANAIVEMVKRLRQENPIHQVALTGGVFQNCILLQQVSKQLETLGIKVLTHSLVPANDGGLSLGQAVIAAAKLIHKY; from the coding sequence ATGGCGACTGAAGAAATTAGAGTTCGCGGTACTGTTCAGGGAGTAGGATTTCGTCCTACTGTATATCGTCTTGCTAAAGCTTGCGGTTTGTATGGAGATGTTTGTAATGATGGGCAAGGTGTATTAATTCGGATATCTGGTAGTGAGGAAGCATTAACAGAATTTGTTGCCAGATTGCAAACAGAATGTCCACCATTAGCAAAAATTAATCAGCTAACTAGAATTCCTTACGAAGGTGAATTTAACTTTAATAATTTTGTGATTTCTAATAGCGTTAATAATGCCATTAAAACAGAAATTGTCCCTGATGCAGCTACTTGTCCACAGTGTCAACAAGAAATATTTGACCCCTTTAGCCGCTTTTATCGTTACCCCTTTACCAACTGCACTCATTGCGGTCCTCGCCTGAGTATTATTCGTGCGATTCCTTATGACAGATGCAATACCAGTATGTCTGCGTTTGTTATATGTCCCGAATGTGCAAAGGAATACCACGATGTTGAAAATCGCCGTTTTCACGCCCAACCTGTAGCTTGTCATGTTTGTGGCCCTACAGCTTGGTTAGAACGCGCTGATGGGAAAGCGGTGACTGCTTCCATGTTCTCCATGCTGGATGATGTTGATGCCGTTTGTACCTTGTTGCAAAAGGGTGAGATTGTCGCAATTAAAGGCTTAAGTGGTATTCATTTAGCTTGCGATGCAACTCAGGAAACCGTTGTACAAAAACTGCGTCAGCGCAAAAAGCGCTATCACAAACCATTTGCTTTAATGGCGCGAGATATTGAAATAATTGAACAATATTGTACTGTCAATGCCAAAGAAAAAGAATTATTGACAAGTTCTGCTGCACCAATTGTTTTACTACAAGCGATAAGTAAAAAACTTGTAGCACCATCGGTAGCATCGGGGCAAAATACGCTTGGCTTCATGCTACCTTATACACCCTTACATCATTTAATTTTGCGGCGGATGAATCGCCCAATTGTTTTAACAAGTGGTAATCTTGCCGATGAACCACAATGTATTGATAACGACGAAGCAAGAGAAAAGTTAGGGACAATCGCTGATTATTTTCTCTTTCACAATCGAGAAATTATTAATCGGGTAGATGATTCAGTGGTGATTATCGGCGATAAAGTCCAAACAATTCGCCGTGCTAGAGGATATGCACCAGCATCTATTAGCTTACCGCCGGGATTTGACAATGTACCGCAAATCTTAGCAATGGGTAGTGAGTTAAAAAATACTTTTTGCTTATTGCGTGAAGGAGAAGCAATTCTATCTCAACATCTGGGGGATTTAGAAAATGCTGCGGCTTTCAATGCTTACCAAGAGACTTTAAACTTATACTTGAATTTATTTGAACATACACCAGAAGTAATCGCCATTGATAAACATCCTGAATATCTTTCTAGCAAACTTGGTAAAGAACTAGCAGATACAAATCGAATTCCAATTCATCAAATCCAACATCATCACGCCCATATTGCTGCTTGTATGGCAGAAAATGGGATTCCTTTAACTTCACCTCCAGTATTAGGTATTGCTTTAGATGGTTTAGGTTACGGTGATGATAGTACACTCTGGGGCGGAGAATTTCTTTTAGCAGATTATCGGAAATTTCAGCGATTAGCAACATTTAAACCAGTTCCAATGATTGGTGCTGAACAAGCTATTTATCAGCCTTGGCGTAATACCTACGCCCAATTAATAGCTGCTAACCTTTGGGATGATTGCCAACAACAGTATGCTGATTTAGAAATTGTAAAATTGCTGAATAAAAAACCACTAAAGCTACTAAATCAACTTATAGAGAAAAAAATTAACTCTCCTCTAGCTTCTTCAGTGGGGCGGTTGTTCGATGCAGTGGCGGCGGCTATCGGTATTTGCCCTGAAGAATGTAGCTATGAAGGACAAACTGCGATCGCAATGGAAGCTATAGTAGATGTTAGCAGCTTAAATAATGATAAAGAAGCGCTAATATACCCTTTTAGTTTTAGCTTTTCAGATAGTATTTACTGTATAGACTCACGCCCAATGTGGCAAGCCTTACTCTATGACTTGCAACAGCAGATTCCCCAACCAGTTATAGCTGCCAAATTTCACAAAGGTTTAGCTAATGCGATTGTGGAAATGGTTAAGCGCCTTCGTCAAGAAAATCCGATTCATCAGGTAGCTTTAACCGGAGGAGTCTTTCAAAATTGTATATTGTTACAGCAAGTTAGCAAACAATTAGAAACATTGGGGATAAAAGTACTAACTCATAGCTTAGTTCCAGCGAATGACGGCGGATTATCTTTAGGACAAGCAGTGATTGCAGCCGCAAAATTAATACATAAGTATTGA